A window of Deltaproteobacteria bacterium HGW-Deltaproteobacteria-2 contains these coding sequences:
- a CDS encoding two-component system response regulator has protein sequence MEEKIILLVEDNPDDVELTIRAFNKNHISNKMIVANNGVEALDYLFGNGMYAEREIKDLPILIILDLNLPKINGLEVLKAIRQNELTKLLPVVILTSSNQEDEVIACYKLGANSYLPKPVDFIEFMETVKLLGLYWLLRNEPPPLAKYADVKDS, from the coding sequence ATGGAAGAAAAAATTATTCTACTGGTAGAGGATAATCCCGATGATGTCGAATTGACTATACGGGCATTCAATAAAAATCATATCTCCAACAAGATGATCGTCGCCAATAACGGTGTGGAAGCCCTGGATTATCTGTTTGGAAATGGAATGTATGCAGAACGGGAGATAAAGGATTTGCCCATTCTTATTATTCTGGATTTAAACCTCCCCAAAATTAACGGATTGGAAGTACTCAAGGCCATCCGCCAAAACGAGCTCACCAAACTATTGCCGGTAGTCATTCTCACTTCTTCCAATCAGGAGGATGAAGTGATCGCTTGTTACAAACTGGGCGCCAATAGTTATCTTCCCAAACCGGTTGACTTTATAGAATTCATGGAAACTGTTAAATTGCTAGGCCTTTACTGGCTTTTAAGGAATGAACCGCCTCCTTTGGCAAAATATGCTGACGTGAAGGATTCTTAA
- a CDS encoding alkyl hydroperoxide reductase produces MARVELNVQAPDFMLDNFNGKSVSLSGFKNKKNVMVVFNRGFFUPFCRAHMAQLRQDYDKFVKLDTEILVAGPENAEAFKNYWEKEKLPFIGLPDPEHKVLKLYGQEVKIFKLGRMPAQVMIDKSGKVRFVHYGHSMSDIPANEEIINLIETQLLK; encoded by the coding sequence ATGGCTAGAGTCGAGCTAAATGTTCAGGCGCCGGATTTTATGCTGGACAATTTCAATGGTAAGAGCGTCTCTCTTTCCGGCTTTAAAAACAAAAAAAATGTCATGGTGGTTTTCAACCGCGGATTCTTTTGACCTTTCTGCCGCGCGCACATGGCGCAGTTGCGCCAGGATTATGATAAATTTGTGAAGCTGGATACGGAAATTCTCGTTGCCGGACCGGAAAATGCCGAGGCTTTTAAAAATTATTGGGAAAAAGAAAAACTACCTTTTATCGGTTTGCCCGATCCCGAACACAAAGTTTTGAAATTGTACGGTCAGGAGGTTAAGATATTCAAATTGGGCAGAATGCCCGCGCAGGTGATGATTGATAAATCCGGCAAGGTTCGGTTTGTTCATTACGGCCATTCGATGTCGGACATTCCAGCTAATGAAGAAATTATTAATCTGATTGAAACACAATTGTTAAAATGA
- a CDS encoding CoA transferase, whose protein sequence is MKNISFYEQYFIDIEDLFYYSPFTNNKCFIQTIQAEERRPTMTISNGPLHGIRILDLTQAHAGPFGTMLLGDLGAEIIRIEPPTGDMTRMGETRMNILLYYPMALGRNKKSIVLDMSSEVGKQAFYDLVKVSDVVVSNYRPGVSERLGIDYETLKKINPKIIRSNISGYGETGPSALLPSYDIIACGQSGVLSLSGEPGRSPVIPGGIALADMLGGTMAAFNILAALVKRNKDGIGMPVQTNLLDCLLTFQQVMFQMYFSLNKVPGLQGNRHPIMTPYGIYPTKDGHITFGPSDSDKIISLTGLEWMLEDERFKNTMSRIMNRGEFEKYFEEALLQKTTQEWLALLRDANDIACGAVVDYPQVLEDPQVKHNQMILEMELNGEKYKTIASMFKMPGILEGTPDPPADLGQHTETVLKNLLGYSESQVEAIQKQNEAAVPELKKRLKKL, encoded by the coding sequence ATGAAAAATATTTCATTTTATGAGCAATATTTCATTGACATAGAAGACCTGTTTTATTATTCTCCCTTCACAAATAATAAATGCTTTATCCAAACAATCCAAGCTGAAGAGAGGAGACCAACCATGACAATTTCCAATGGACCACTTCACGGAATTCGAATACTGGATTTGACACAGGCCCATGCCGGACCATTTGGCACCATGCTTCTGGGAGACTTGGGAGCTGAAATCATCCGGATCGAACCGCCAACGGGCGACATGACACGGATGGGCGAAACCAGGATGAATATACTTTTATACTATCCTATGGCACTGGGACGAAACAAGAAAAGCATTGTGCTGGATATGAGTTCAGAAGTTGGAAAGCAGGCGTTTTACGATCTGGTCAAAGTTTCCGACGTGGTAGTCTCCAATTACCGTCCCGGTGTTTCAGAGCGTTTAGGAATAGACTACGAAACGCTTAAGAAAATCAATCCCAAGATCATTCGCAGCAACATCAGCGGATATGGTGAAACAGGACCCTCAGCGTTACTACCTTCTTACGACATAATCGCCTGCGGACAAAGCGGAGTTTTGAGTCTTTCAGGTGAACCTGGAAGGTCTCCGGTGATTCCCGGCGGTATCGCTCTTGCAGACATGCTCGGCGGCACCATGGCGGCTTTCAATATTCTGGCCGCCCTTGTCAAAAGAAACAAGGATGGCATTGGAATGCCGGTGCAAACCAATCTGTTGGATTGTCTGCTCACCTTTCAGCAGGTGATGTTCCAGATGTACTTTTCCTTAAACAAAGTGCCCGGTCTTCAGGGAAACCGGCATCCGATCATGACTCCCTACGGAATCTATCCGACAAAAGACGGACACATTACTTTCGGGCCTTCGGATTCGGACAAGATTATCAGTCTCACCGGTCTGGAATGGATGCTGGAGGATGAACGGTTTAAAAACACGATGTCCCGCATCATGAACCGCGGTGAATTCGAAAAATACTTCGAAGAGGCCCTGCTCCAGAAGACCACTCAGGAATGGCTTGCCCTGCTCCGGGACGCAAACGATATTGCTTGTGGCGCTGTTGTAGATTATCCCCAGGTTCTCGAGGACCCTCAGGTCAAGCATAACCAGATGATTTTGGAAATGGAGCTCAACGGTGAAAAATATAAAACTATTGCTTCGATGTTTAAGATGCCCGGAATTCTCGAAGGAACACCGGACCCTCCAGCCGATCTGGGACAACATACTGAAACTGTTTTAAAGAATCTTTTAGGTTACTCCGAAAGTCAGGTGGAAGCAATTCAAAAGCAAAATGAGGCGGCTGTGCCGGAATTGAAAAAACGCCTGAAGAAGCTCTGA
- a CDS encoding cysteine desulfurase DndA: protein MIATPVYLDCNATSPLDPEVREMFFRFLTEEHGNEGSSTHVFGTQSKQAVRKAREQIAAVVSAKHDDVIFTSGATESNNLAILGLRSFGQEQGKRHIITTQIEHKAVLEPCRALENDGFEITYLPVARSGAVDLDAICAALRSDTLLISVMHVNNETGIRQPLDEIAEVLNGHDAFFHTDAAQGFGKDLEPLHNPRIDLISISGHKIYAPMGIGALITRRRKYNRPPTNPLLYPQITPLVYGGGQERGLRSGTLPVALIVALGAAAEIAVRDHEKRLQACKEFRRKALEALAPLDVTLTGQQSLVMDHVLNISFPGLDADVLLVALKDLIAISDGSACTSSRHGHAPRSTSHVLKAMGMNDDEANACIRLSCCHLTPEVDWSAVVNRIRALQ from the coding sequence ATGATAGCAACACCTGTATATCTTGATTGCAATGCCACATCTCCACTTGACCCTGAAGTGCGTGAAATGTTTTTTAGATTTCTTACCGAAGAACATGGGAATGAAGGCAGTAGTACCCATGTATTCGGGACTCAATCCAAACAGGCGGTAAGAAAGGCTAGAGAGCAAATTGCAGCGGTTGTATCTGCAAAGCATGATGATGTTATTTTTACAAGTGGCGCCACCGAGAGCAATAACCTCGCTATCCTTGGGTTACGTTCCTTTGGTCAAGAACAGGGTAAGCGGCATATTATAACAACACAAATCGAGCATAAAGCAGTCTTAGAACCATGCCGGGCTTTAGAGAATGATGGCTTCGAGATCACGTATCTGCCTGTCGCCAGGAGTGGAGCCGTCGATCTGGATGCGATCTGTGCAGCCCTGCGATCAGATACTCTTTTGATATCGGTCATGCATGTTAATAACGAGACCGGAATACGTCAGCCGCTCGACGAAATTGCAGAAGTTCTCAATGGTCACGACGCATTTTTTCATACTGATGCAGCGCAAGGCTTTGGCAAAGATCTAGAGCCGCTGCATAATCCCAGGATCGATCTCATCAGTATCAGCGGCCACAAGATATATGCTCCTATGGGAATTGGAGCACTGATCACTCGCCGACGTAAGTATAACCGTCCACCGACAAATCCCTTGTTATATCCACAAATCACTCCCCTGGTCTATGGCGGAGGGCAGGAACGCGGTCTAAGATCAGGAACTTTACCCGTGGCTTTAATCGTGGCGCTTGGTGCAGCCGCTGAGATAGCGGTGCGCGATCATGAAAAACGCCTTCAAGCATGTAAAGAATTCAGGAGAAAGGCACTCGAGGCATTAGCCCCACTTGATGTTACGCTGACAGGCCAACAATCATTGGTAATGGACCATGTACTAAATATATCTTTTCCAGGCCTGGATGCTGATGTTCTGCTTGTCGCCTTGAAAGATCTTATTGCCATCTCCGACGGATCAGCTTGTACCTCCAGCCGTCATGGTCATGCGCCCCGCTCCACCTCGCACGTCCTTAAAGCCATGGGCATGAATGATGATGAAGCAAATGCTTGTATCCGACTCAGCTGCTGCCACTTGACGCCAGAGGTTGACTGGTCAGCCGTAGTAAACAGGATACGTGCTCTACAATAA
- a CDS encoding glutamine--tRNA ligase (catalyzes a two-step reaction, first charging a glutamine molecule by linking its carboxyl group to the alpha-phosphate of ATP, followed by transfer of the aminoacyl-adenylate to its tRNA), translated as MTEVASSNPSDFIRDIIDNDLKTNKNDGKIATRFPPEPNGYIHIGHAKSVCLNFGLARQYQGTCNLRLDDTDPAGESMEFVESIIRDIRWLGFDWDDRLFYSSDYFEKLYQFAVELIKSGNAYVCSLSPDEIREHRGTFTEPGKDSPYRNRSVEENLDFFQRMRAGEFADGAHVLRAKIDMASPNIVMRDPVIFRIKREPHYRTGTEWVIYPMYDFAHCLSDALEGITHSICTLEFENNRPLYDWIVERLITGNRPQQIEFARLSLSYTVLSKRRLIELVEKNYVKGWDDPRMPTVSGMRRRGYTPEAIRNFCAQIGVAKNDNLIDVALLEHCVREDLNEHAPRVMCVLRPLRVVIDNYPENQVEQIECANHPQIPEMSTRKISFSKIIYVERDDFMENPPKKYHRLGPGRKVRLRNAYVIKFESMVKDDKTGEIMELHCSYDPATLNGPPADGHKVPGVIHWVSAEHCVPAEVRLYDRLFNIENPGSEEDFIEYLNSNSLETLMTCYAEQNLKSAAPGSQFQFERLGYFCMDTKDSKKGKPVFNRIVPLRDSWAKIAGGGKK; from the coding sequence ATGACGGAAGTTGCAAGCTCAAATCCCTCTGATTTTATCCGCGATATCATCGACAACGATTTAAAAACCAACAAAAATGATGGAAAAATTGCTACCCGTTTCCCGCCGGAACCCAACGGTTATATCCATATTGGACACGCCAAGTCCGTATGCCTCAATTTCGGTCTTGCCCGGCAGTATCAGGGCACCTGCAATCTCAGGTTGGATGACACTGATCCCGCCGGAGAATCCATGGAATTCGTCGAATCGATCATCCGTGATATCCGCTGGCTGGGATTCGACTGGGATGATCGTCTTTTTTATTCCTCCGATTATTTCGAAAAGCTTTATCAGTTTGCCGTTGAACTCATCAAATCCGGCAATGCTTATGTCTGCAGCCTGAGCCCCGACGAAATCAGAGAACATCGCGGAACTTTCACCGAACCGGGAAAAGATAGCCCTTACCGCAACCGCTCCGTGGAAGAAAATCTTGATTTTTTTCAAAGAATGCGGGCGGGTGAATTCGCCGACGGAGCCCACGTACTGCGCGCCAAAATCGACATGGCCTCGCCGAATATTGTCATGCGCGATCCCGTAATCTTCCGCATCAAACGCGAGCCCCATTACCGCACTGGAACAGAATGGGTCATCTACCCCATGTACGACTTCGCGCACTGTCTTTCCGACGCTTTGGAAGGTATTACTCACTCTATATGTACGCTGGAATTTGAAAACAACCGACCTCTCTACGACTGGATAGTGGAGCGACTCATCACCGGAAACCGTCCGCAGCAAATTGAATTTGCACGCCTTAGTTTGAGCTATACGGTTCTGAGCAAACGCAGGCTGATTGAACTGGTGGAAAAGAACTATGTAAAAGGATGGGATGATCCGCGCATGCCCACCGTTTCAGGAATGCGCCGCCGGGGCTACACACCGGAGGCTATCCGGAATTTTTGCGCTCAGATCGGCGTAGCCAAAAACGATAACCTGATTGATGTGGCCCTGCTGGAGCATTGTGTCCGTGAAGACCTCAACGAGCACGCACCCAGAGTGATGTGTGTTTTACGCCCCCTTCGCGTCGTCATCGACAACTATCCCGAAAATCAAGTGGAGCAAATAGAGTGCGCCAACCATCCGCAAATACCAGAAATGAGTACGCGAAAGATTTCCTTTTCAAAAATAATTTATGTAGAGCGCGACGACTTCATGGAAAATCCGCCGAAAAAATATCATCGGCTGGGTCCGGGACGTAAAGTCCGCCTCCGAAATGCATACGTTATAAAATTCGAGAGCATGGTGAAAGACGATAAAACCGGCGAAATTATGGAACTGCACTGCAGTTATGATCCGGCAACTCTCAACGGTCCGCCGGCTGACGGACACAAAGTACCAGGCGTTATCCACTGGGTATCGGCCGAACATTGTGTTCCCGCCGAGGTACGCTTGTACGACCGTTTGTTCAATATTGAAAATCCGGGAAGCGAAGAAGACTTCATCGAATATCTGAATTCAAATTCTTTAGAAACTCTGATGACCTGCTATGCTGAGCAGAACCTGAAAAGCGCCGCACCAGGAAGTCAGTTTCAATTCGAAAGACTGGGGTATTTTTGCATGGACACGAAGGATTCAAAAAAAGGAAAACCTGTTTTCAACAGAATTGTACCGCTTAGGGATTCGTGGGCTAAGATTGCCGGAGGTGGAAAAAAATAA
- a CDS encoding 1-acyl-sn-glycerol-3-phosphate acyltransferase has product MKSIYKIICVTWLGLWAALATVILCIFIIPAGMLSRTGNLAFSLSKLWAYTMLAVSFVRTGIKNKDKIQKGTSYIIISNHQSHYDIITLVTRLDIQFRWIIKKEILKIPIFGYGLNASRNIFIERTNTTSAIDSINKGFDRLPNGVSVMVFAEGTRSPDGQIHEFKKGGFVAAVQRKIPILPVTVNGSRRVMRKGSFILKPGKIQVVVGDPIDTSSYTSETIPELINKTRQVIIANFNPEYTGK; this is encoded by the coding sequence ATGAAATCAATATACAAGATAATATGTGTTACATGGCTTGGTCTTTGGGCAGCACTTGCAACAGTTATCCTTTGTATTTTCATTATACCCGCAGGAATGCTAAGCCGTACCGGTAATCTGGCTTTCTCTCTGTCAAAGCTCTGGGCATACACAATGCTTGCCGTTTCCTTCGTTCGCACAGGAATAAAAAACAAGGATAAGATCCAAAAAGGAACTTCATACATCATTATTTCCAATCACCAGTCGCATTATGATATCATTACATTGGTTACTAGGTTGGATATTCAATTCCGTTGGATCATTAAAAAGGAAATTCTCAAAATCCCTATTTTCGGATACGGATTGAATGCTTCGCGAAACATCTTCATTGAACGCACCAATACTACCAGCGCAATTGATAGCATCAACAAAGGATTTGATCGTTTACCCAATGGTGTGAGCGTGATGGTGTTTGCCGAAGGAACCAGGTCGCCCGATGGTCAAATTCACGAATTCAAAAAGGGCGGATTCGTAGCAGCCGTCCAGCGGAAGATTCCCATCCTGCCGGTTACAGTCAATGGAAGCAGGCGCGTCATGCGTAAGGGAAGTTTTATCTTGAAGCCGGGAAAAATCCAGGTCGTCGTAGGTGACCCTATAGATACCAGCAGTTACACCTCCGAAACAATCCCGGAACTTATAAACAAAACACGTCAGGTGATCATAGCGAATTTTAATCCCGAATACACGGGTAAATAA
- a CDS encoding Ion channel, with protein sequence MDSNTSSINWSTIARHHPSAFLLAAQLLSLALYVALGDVPSGPFFLGAFGMLILLLVVWVVIHSPAINWIAWIIAGMVILLSILSWLTSNPSMFIWATFLEAALYFYGAGGLITYMMGDEHVTTDDLFAAGATFTLIAWGFAYLYLVCQAWSPQAFAYGTHPKEPLNFIELLFLSFSNLSATGLSDIVPISSPSRVLVMLEQFAGVAYIAVVVSRLIGLTITRRQDK encoded by the coding sequence ATGGATAGCAATACTTCTTCTATAAACTGGAGTACTATCGCGCGGCACCACCCATCAGCATTTCTTCTTGCAGCACAACTTTTAAGTTTGGCCCTTTATGTGGCACTGGGAGATGTTCCCAGCGGCCCATTTTTTCTCGGCGCTTTCGGAATGCTGATCCTTCTTTTGGTTGTTTGGGTTGTCATTCACAGCCCGGCAATCAACTGGATTGCCTGGATTATCGCGGGAATGGTGATTTTACTATCAATTTTGTCATGGCTTACGTCCAACCCGTCTATGTTTATATGGGCAACGTTCCTGGAGGCCGCATTATATTTTTATGGAGCTGGCGGTTTAATAACCTATATGATGGGTGATGAACACGTTACTACCGACGATTTGTTTGCTGCCGGCGCTACATTTACTCTGATTGCCTGGGGATTTGCCTATCTTTATCTGGTATGCCAGGCATGGAGTCCGCAAGCCTTCGCTTATGGAACACATCCTAAAGAACCCCTGAATTTTATCGAACTGCTTTTTTTGAGTTTTTCCAATCTTTCGGCTACAGGTTTAAGCGATATCGTTCCGATTTCTTCGCCATCGCGTGTTCTGGTAATGCTGGAGCAGTTTGCCGGTGTCGCCTACATAGCCGTGGTGGTCTCGCGGTTAATCGGACTGACAATCACCCGTCGTCAGGATAAATGA